A genomic segment from Longimicrobium sp. encodes:
- a CDS encoding BrnA antitoxin family protein, whose amino-acid sequence MSSRRRRDFTDEEIDAIADAATEFPTVSDEDLRRAVAVSASGREKVPISIRIDRDALEFFQAGGPGYQTRINDVLLRFARGELVPGGRFRVPRAARTPRRRVTLARTEPRGAQ is encoded by the coding sequence ATGAGCAGTCGCCGCCGGCGCGACTTCACCGACGAGGAGATCGACGCCATTGCGGACGCGGCCACGGAGTTTCCGACCGTGTCCGACGAAGACCTGCGGCGGGCGGTCGCCGTGTCCGCCTCGGGACGGGAGAAGGTGCCGATCTCCATCCGGATCGACAGGGATGCCCTGGAGTTCTTCCAGGCGGGCGGGCCCGGCTACCAGACGCGCATCAACGACGTCCTGCTCCGCTTCGCGCGCGGCGAGCTGGTGCCGGGCGGCCGCTTCCGCGTGCCCCGGGCGGCGCGCACGCCGCGGCGGCGCGTCACGCTGGCGCGCACGGAGCCTCGCGGCGCGCAGTGA